The Chitinophaga sp. H8 genome contains a region encoding:
- a CDS encoding Crp/Fnr family transcriptional regulator — protein MKDALEVFKRYLKEHTPLTEEQFEQLQQEVMVRNYTKGKVLLTPGEQTHDSYFVCQGLLKAYRRDEEGKESIIQFAPENWWITDRSSVYFDEPASLYIEVVEDAALVRVSRFFIERAQAICPAFVTFNVTLLHNTIRHMQNRICLLLGASAEERYLDFIHLYPNVSLRVPQLMIASYLGITPESLSRVKKELAKRYK, from the coding sequence ATGAAAGATGCGTTGGAGGTATTCAAACGATACCTTAAAGAGCATACCCCTCTTACGGAGGAACAGTTTGAACAGCTACAGCAGGAAGTGATGGTACGTAATTATACCAAAGGGAAAGTGTTACTGACTCCGGGGGAGCAGACGCATGATAGCTATTTTGTTTGCCAGGGCCTGCTGAAAGCTTACCGGAGAGATGAAGAAGGCAAAGAAAGTATTATCCAGTTTGCACCGGAAAACTGGTGGATTACAGACAGGAGCAGCGTGTATTTTGACGAACCAGCCAGCTTATATATAGAAGTAGTGGAGGATGCCGCATTGGTAAGAGTATCCCGGTTTTTCATAGAAAGAGCACAGGCCATCTGCCCTGCATTTGTCACATTCAATGTAACACTGCTGCATAATACCATCAGGCATATGCAAAACCGTATTTGTTTATTGCTGGGAGCTAGTGCAGAAGAGCGTTACCTTGATTTTATTCACCTGTATCCTAATGTATCGTTACGTGTACCACAGCTGATGATTGCCTCCTACCTGGGTATTACGCCAGAGTCGCTGAGCCGGGTAAAAAAAGAATTAGCGAAACGGTACAAGTAA
- a CDS encoding pirin family protein, with translation MKKAIEKIVSRPARPGMVGDGFRVFNYIPGTGIAQQRISPFLMLDFNAEFDFGPSSHIRGVDVHPHKGFETVTIAYKGSVAHYDSSGQSGVIRPGDVQWMTAGKGILHKEFHEENFSRTGGPFEMVQLWVNLPAKFKSVDPHYQALEAANMGRFQLDNDGGVVNVIAGKVNGVEGPAKTYSPVNVFDIRLNKEGRFTTKVESGHNTAMLVINGSVTVNGQAAAEHSFVLFGHEGEDIEITATEKSVVLLLSGEPINEPIASYGPFVMNTEEEIREAIMDFNMGKFGALD, from the coding sequence ATGAAAAAAGCAATTGAAAAAATAGTATCCAGGCCGGCCCGTCCAGGTATGGTAGGAGATGGGTTCAGGGTGTTTAACTATATCCCTGGTACAGGTATTGCTCAACAAAGGATCAGTCCTTTTCTGATGCTGGATTTCAACGCTGAATTTGATTTTGGTCCATCCTCCCATATAAGGGGAGTGGATGTGCATCCGCACAAGGGTTTTGAAACAGTAACGATCGCATATAAAGGTAGTGTGGCGCACTACGATAGTAGTGGCCAAAGCGGTGTGATACGTCCGGGCGATGTACAATGGATGACAGCCGGTAAAGGCATTTTACACAAAGAGTTTCACGAGGAGAATTTTTCCCGTACAGGAGGCCCCTTTGAAATGGTACAGTTATGGGTAAACCTGCCTGCTAAGTTTAAAAGTGTAGATCCGCATTATCAGGCATTGGAAGCGGCAAATATGGGCCGGTTTCAGCTGGATAATGATGGTGGTGTGGTTAATGTGATTGCCGGAAAGGTAAATGGGGTAGAGGGGCCAGCTAAAACATATTCTCCGGTGAACGTATTTGATATACGGCTTAATAAGGAGGGGCGTTTTACTACCAAGGTAGAAAGCGGGCATAATACAGCCATGCTGGTGATTAATGGTAGTGTAACAGTGAATGGACAAGCTGCCGCTGAACATAGCTTTGTATTGTTTGGCCACGAAGGAGAGGATATTGAGATTACGGCAACAGAGAAAAGCGTGGTGTTATTGTTAAGCGGGGAGCCGATTAATGAGCCTATTGCAAGCTATGGTCCTTTTGTAATGAATACGGAGGAAGAGATCCGTGAGGCTATAATGGACTTTAACATGGGTAAATTTGGAGCGCTGGACTAA
- a CDS encoding DUF7133 domain-containing protein yields MIKFSFGLIYSFAVLIGAKQLIGDPQLPSPNPPELTITRFSGPDVTPSPACLAVAPTGEVFVGVDMIGSLGKDPGKGRILKLIDKDNDGKMDQHIEFAMVDNPRGIIVQGNQVFVLHTTFSKETGKATGMALVVFEDKDGDGKADGPPTPLVENLSNTKYIQERGTDHATNGIRMGIDGWIYIAVGDFGFHNATDRSGKQLTMLGGGIVRVRPDGTEMEVFTHGTRNVYDVAIDPYMNIFTRENTNDGGGWNVRFSHHIQSGEYGYPVLFQHFTDEILPALVDVGGGSGTGALFMAEPNWPEKYNNVPMMADWGRSMLYIHRVTPDGPTFTQKEEDFIELPQITDLDVDGSGRLFLSAWDGAGYSGSDSKGYVIRAVPNNWTYHAFPDLAKASVEELAQLLKSASAVARLNASQELIARIDKQAIAAALTIASDAQLPLYARVAGIFTYAQAAGADGIPALTAFTKDPVVKEYALKALADRKGILKDVSSTPFLDGLTDPSPRVRAAAIIGLGRLGRMEAATALLQTPVPASFVAPAKDVEGPHATPNAAIVLPHLAVQALVNLHAVDAAVAGINGKNATLALWALRYMHDEKAVNGLIAAYQLSKDPKLKNQIITTLARLYKKEDAYDASWWWGTRPDSHGPYYKAVLWEGSPAIEKFLKKEALKAGPVRKPFFSDLDARHRMDIAAFAPEKKAIAAPVNEPKVDLEKIKNKKGQVGKSSIEDVLLAINKLKGDPAKGKVLFASQGCVACHSINKGEKMKGPFMGQIGSIMNREQIAESILKPNASISQGFATVMITAKGNKSYMGFITEETAAKVVMRNIAGEVFAVNTADILTRKEMKTSMMPAGLANALSYEELASLVTFLSQQKK; encoded by the coding sequence ATGATTAAATTTTCTTTTGGACTGATCTATTCCTTTGCAGTACTTATTGGCGCAAAACAACTTATCGGAGATCCTCAACTCCCCTCACCTAACCCACCCGAATTAACCATTACAAGATTTTCCGGCCCTGACGTAACGCCTAGCCCCGCTTGCCTGGCTGTTGCTCCCACCGGTGAAGTGTTTGTAGGGGTAGATATGATCGGTTCACTGGGAAAAGACCCCGGAAAAGGCCGGATCCTGAAGCTGATCGACAAAGATAACGATGGCAAAATGGACCAGCATATTGAATTTGCAATGGTAGATAACCCCCGTGGTATTATTGTGCAGGGCAACCAGGTTTTTGTATTGCACACCACATTTTCCAAAGAAACCGGCAAAGCTACCGGAATGGCCCTGGTAGTTTTTGAAGATAAGGATGGTGATGGAAAGGCAGACGGCCCTCCCACTCCTCTTGTTGAAAACCTTAGCAATACCAAATATATTCAGGAACGGGGCACCGACCATGCCACCAATGGCATCAGAATGGGCATTGATGGCTGGATCTATATTGCTGTAGGTGATTTTGGATTTCATAATGCCACAGATCGTTCCGGCAAGCAGCTAACGATGCTTGGAGGTGGTATTGTACGTGTACGCCCTGATGGTACCGAAATGGAAGTATTCACGCATGGAACACGTAATGTATATGATGTGGCTATTGACCCGTACATGAACATTTTTACAAGGGAAAACACTAACGATGGCGGTGGATGGAATGTGCGGTTTTCACACCATATCCAATCCGGTGAATATGGCTACCCTGTATTATTTCAACATTTTACAGATGAAATTTTGCCAGCGCTGGTGGATGTTGGTGGTGGTTCCGGTACCGGAGCCTTGTTTATGGCAGAACCTAACTGGCCTGAAAAATATAATAACGTTCCAATGATGGCAGATTGGGGACGCAGCATGCTTTACATTCACAGGGTAACACCGGATGGCCCTACATTTACCCAAAAAGAAGAAGATTTTATAGAATTGCCGCAGATTACCGATCTGGATGTTGACGGCTCCGGCCGACTTTTCCTTTCTGCATGGGATGGTGCAGGCTATTCCGGTAGTGACAGCAAAGGTTATGTCATCCGGGCGGTACCCAACAACTGGACTTACCATGCATTCCCCGACCTGGCAAAAGCCTCGGTGGAAGAATTAGCACAACTACTTAAATCTGCCAGTGCTGTAGCTCGCCTGAATGCTTCCCAGGAGCTGATCGCACGCATAGATAAGCAAGCTATTGCGGCAGCTTTAACCATCGCTTCAGACGCACAACTACCATTATATGCCCGTGTAGCCGGCATATTCACTTATGCACAGGCTGCCGGAGCAGATGGCATCCCTGCTTTAACAGCATTTACAAAAGATCCTGTAGTAAAAGAATATGCATTAAAAGCTTTGGCAGATCGTAAAGGCATTCTGAAAGATGTTTCATCAACTCCTTTCCTGGATGGCCTTACAGATCCTTCTCCACGTGTCCGGGCTGCTGCTATAATCGGATTGGGACGGTTAGGCCGTATGGAAGCGGCTACCGCTTTGTTACAAACGCCGGTTCCGGCTTCCTTTGTGGCACCTGCCAAAGATGTGGAAGGGCCTCATGCTACGCCTAATGCTGCGATTGTATTGCCTCACCTCGCTGTGCAGGCGCTTGTAAATCTTCATGCAGTGGATGCTGCCGTAGCCGGAATCAATGGCAAGAATGCTACCCTTGCTTTATGGGCTTTGCGCTACATGCACGACGAAAAAGCAGTGAATGGTTTAATAGCTGCCTACCAGCTGTCTAAAGATCCTAAGCTGAAAAACCAGATCATCACTACCCTGGCACGTCTGTATAAAAAAGAAGACGCTTATGATGCTTCCTGGTGGTGGGGTACCAGACCCGATTCACATGGTCCTTATTATAAAGCCGTACTTTGGGAAGGGTCACCTGCTATCGAGAAGTTCCTTAAAAAAGAAGCACTTAAGGCTGGTCCAGTCCGGAAACCTTTCTTCAGCGACCTTGACGCCCGTCACAGAATGGATATTGCTGCCTTTGCTCCAGAGAAAAAAGCAATTGCGGCTCCTGTAAATGAACCTAAAGTAGACCTTGAAAAAATAAAAAATAAAAAAGGTCAGGTAGGCAAATCCTCTATCGAAGATGTACTGCTTGCTATTAATAAATTAAAGGGCGATCCTGCCAAAGGGAAAGTACTATTTGCCAGCCAGGGATGTGTGGCCTGTCACAGTATCAATAAGGGTGAAAAAATGAAAGGTCCTTTTATGGGACAGATCGGATCTATCATGAACCGTGAACAGATCGCTGAATCCATTCTGAAACCTAATGCTTCTATTTCACAAGGATTTGCTACAGTGATGATCACTGCAAAGGGCAATAAGTCCTATATGGGATTTATCACGGAAGAAACCGCTGCAAAAGTAGTGATGAGAAATATTGCTGGCGAAGTATTTGCGGTTAATACAGCTGATATCCTGACACGGAAGGAAATGAAAACATCTATGATGCCAGCCGGACTAGCCAATGCATTGTCCTACGAAGAACTTGCATCACTGGTTACTTTCCTGTCTCAGCAAAAGAAATAA
- a CDS encoding VOC family protein produces MAGTHTDSKLKHEQVQYLEFLSKDISRAKEFYTRSFGWKFVDYGPNYTAFEGDYVDGGFTPGEPIKGSVLVILYSDNIEATQQKVVAAGGTIVKDVFSFPGGRRFHFTDPDGYELAVWSL; encoded by the coding sequence ATGGCAGGCACGCACACTGATAGCAAACTAAAACATGAGCAGGTACAGTATCTGGAGTTTTTGTCTAAAGATATTAGCCGTGCAAAGGAATTCTATACCAGGAGCTTTGGTTGGAAGTTTGTTGATTACGGACCCAACTATACGGCATTTGAAGGCGACTATGTGGATGGTGGTTTTACCCCCGGAGAGCCAATAAAAGGCAGTGTTTTGGTTATTCTCTATTCAGATAATATTGAAGCCACCCAACAGAAAGTTGTGGCCGCAGGTGGGACCATTGTAAAAGATGTTTTCAGCTTTCCTGGCGGCAGGCGGTTTCATTTTACTGATCCGGATGGTTATGAGCTGGCTGTCTGGTCCTTGTAA
- a CDS encoding efflux RND transporter periplasmic adaptor subunit — protein MLQKFTYPAILLSAVIISLLSACSDSKSAQKKNTGIPAPATALPVDVMVAVEENLIQQEIITGTTLPYREVIIRSEVPQKILQIGFQDGDNVSRDQLLYKLNDADLQARLKQLSAELKLASLNEQRLAELLKTEAVKQQEYDEVATRLQVLEAEKEQLKANLAKTVILAPFSGKIGISKVVAGAYVTPNTELVYLQDQQQIKVNFSVPEKYLPLIKHGNTIHFSTALAPDQSPATIKATEPGVNAADRSMLVQAVAPNAGNKLKTGMSARIFFPTVGTGTKGITIPTEALLPGNGGYTVYVLKAGKARVIPVIINNRTESRAIITSGLQNGDSVIVSNTLRLSDGSPVQAVTSK, from the coding sequence ATGTTACAAAAATTCACCTACCCGGCCATTTTGTTATCGGCTGTTATTATAAGTCTGTTGTCAGCATGCAGTGACAGCAAGTCTGCTCAAAAGAAAAACACAGGTATTCCCGCCCCAGCTACCGCACTGCCGGTAGATGTAATGGTGGCTGTGGAGGAAAACCTCATTCAACAGGAGATTATCACCGGTACCACTTTACCTTACAGGGAGGTAATTATCCGAAGCGAAGTGCCACAGAAAATACTACAGATAGGCTTTCAGGATGGGGATAATGTTTCCAGGGATCAGCTATTGTATAAACTGAACGATGCTGATCTCCAGGCTCGTCTAAAACAGCTTTCTGCCGAATTGAAACTAGCCAGCCTGAATGAACAGCGGCTCGCCGAACTGCTTAAAACGGAAGCAGTTAAGCAACAGGAATATGATGAAGTGGCTACCCGGCTTCAGGTACTGGAGGCAGAAAAGGAACAACTGAAAGCCAACCTGGCGAAGACCGTTATCCTGGCCCCATTTTCCGGCAAGATAGGTATATCCAAAGTGGTAGCCGGGGCCTATGTAACACCTAATACGGAGCTTGTATATCTCCAGGATCAACAACAGATCAAGGTCAACTTTTCTGTACCGGAAAAATATCTGCCACTGATAAAGCATGGCAATACCATCCACTTTTCAACCGCGCTTGCTCCTGATCAATCCCCCGCAACCATCAAGGCCACAGAGCCAGGAGTAAATGCTGCGGACAGAAGTATGCTGGTCCAGGCCGTTGCTCCAAATGCCGGTAATAAGTTAAAAACAGGAATGTCTGCCAGGATCTTTTTCCCTACAGTTGGTACGGGTACCAAGGGCATTACTATACCAACTGAGGCACTGCTTCCAGGAAATGGTGGGTATACTGTATATGTCCTCAAAGCAGGAAAGGCAAGGGTAATACCTGTCATTATTAATAACAGAACGGAATCCCGGGCCATCATTACCTCCGGTTTGCAAAACGGTGATAGTGTTATCGTCTCCAATACACTCCGGCTAAGTGACGGCTCACCAGTACAGGCCGTTACATCCAAATAA
- a CDS encoding efflux RND transporter permease subunit — protein MNLPTLSIKKPVLAGVFSVLIIIMGLVGLKNLGIREFPLTEAPVISVVTFYPGASPDVIASKITRPIEESLAEANGVRTISSESREQASVISVEFNRDIDLEDALNDVRDKVAKSRNQLPADVDPPIVEKASSPDNLVAFLEVESDTRDIKEVSHLAATVIKDRMQSIPGINRVAVVGEHKYAMRLRFDPVKLASYQLTPEDIRQALQRENLDLPSGKIEGQQTELTVRTLGRLTTEQEFNNMIIKQTGNSVVRLKDIGFAELGELNERTAIINETDNINRIGVGIAIQIQRGANAIEVVDEFYRRLEQLRKEISSDYRLIVGFDFTKPVRESIKEVEETLFIAFGLVVLIIFLFLRDWRSTIIPVLAIPVSILSAFFIMYISGFSINVLTLLGLVLAIGLVVDDAIVVLENIYKKVEEGMTPVQAAFKGSKEIYFAVISTTITLAAVFLPIVFMGGISGQLFKEFAIVVSGAVLVSAFVALTLSPMLSAYLLKRQHQPNWLHRKTEPFFIHLNNGYAYLLNRFMQVRWMAWVFLAGAGALIYFIGKQLPAELAPIEDRSNMNLIAIAPEGVSFDYMKKQMTEVGKYVNDSTEGLYQTYSMVAISFIPAPAPTSFAVQSIYLKEPKERKATVQDLYNKYAAASGNFRGLLLFPYLPPTIGTRYGGGMPLQFVLQGPSLDTVSAALNKFLMAARQSKKLMFVDADLKINKPELQISIDRPKAALMGVSIQEVGRTLQLSLSGQRYGYFLRNDRQYEVIGQVERENRNKISDLKSMYVRSVNGHMISLDNLVTIKEGISPAAIYRYDQYTSATVSAGLAPGVSLADGIAEMKRIQTEVLGTNFKTSLAGQSRDYEESQGNITLTLILALLLIYMILAAQFESLRDPLIIMLTVPMAVTGAILSLSWFEQSLNVFSQIGIITLVGLITKNGILIVEFANHLKESGLSKFEAAIQAAEQRFRPILMTSLAMIFGALPIAMTHNSRQSLGIVIAGGLIFAGILTLFIIPAVYSYLSSSKRRKVADEEPEPVLNTTGAEYDL, from the coding sequence ATGAACTTACCAACGTTAAGTATAAAAAAGCCGGTACTGGCTGGTGTTTTCTCTGTGCTGATCATCATCATGGGACTGGTGGGATTAAAAAACCTCGGCATCCGTGAATTTCCACTTACAGAGGCCCCGGTCATTTCAGTTGTTACCTTTTACCCTGGCGCCAGTCCGGATGTAATCGCATCCAAAATCACCAGACCCATAGAAGAATCTCTGGCAGAAGCTAATGGAGTACGGACCATCTCTTCAGAATCAAGGGAACAGGCCAGTGTTATTTCTGTTGAGTTCAACCGGGATATTGACCTGGAAGATGCCCTGAATGATGTTCGTGACAAGGTGGCAAAATCCCGTAACCAGCTGCCTGCTGATGTTGATCCGCCCATTGTAGAGAAAGCCAGTTCTCCGGATAACCTAGTGGCCTTTCTTGAAGTGGAAAGTGACACCAGGGATATAAAAGAAGTAAGTCACTTAGCCGCTACAGTTATAAAAGACCGGATGCAGTCCATCCCTGGCATTAACCGGGTAGCCGTTGTTGGTGAGCATAAATATGCCATGCGGTTACGCTTCGATCCCGTTAAGCTGGCTTCTTACCAGCTTACACCGGAAGATATACGGCAGGCTTTACAGCGGGAGAATCTGGACCTGCCGTCCGGCAAAATAGAAGGCCAGCAAACAGAATTAACCGTGCGTACCTTAGGCCGCCTGACCACCGAGCAGGAGTTCAATAACATGATTATAAAACAAACCGGTAATTCAGTGGTCCGCTTAAAGGATATTGGATTTGCGGAACTGGGTGAACTCAATGAACGTACTGCCATTATCAACGAAACAGACAATATCAACCGTATTGGTGTTGGGATTGCTATACAAATCCAACGGGGAGCAAATGCCATTGAGGTAGTCGACGAGTTTTACCGGCGTTTGGAACAGCTCCGTAAAGAGATTTCCAGTGACTACCGGCTTATTGTTGGCTTTGATTTCACCAAGCCGGTGCGGGAATCTATCAAGGAAGTGGAAGAAACACTGTTCATTGCCTTTGGCCTGGTTGTGCTCATCATTTTTCTATTCTTAAGGGATTGGCGCTCTACCATAATACCTGTGTTAGCTATTCCTGTTTCTATTCTCTCTGCCTTCTTTATCATGTACATTTCCGGCTTTTCAATCAATGTGTTGACCCTGCTGGGACTTGTATTAGCTATAGGACTTGTAGTAGATGATGCTATCGTGGTACTGGAAAACATCTATAAGAAGGTAGAAGAAGGTATGACACCTGTACAGGCTGCATTTAAGGGATCGAAAGAAATTTATTTCGCGGTTATATCTACCACTATTACGCTGGCAGCGGTGTTTCTGCCAATTGTATTCATGGGCGGCATCAGTGGGCAGCTCTTCAAAGAGTTTGCTATTGTAGTATCCGGTGCAGTACTGGTATCTGCTTTTGTTGCGCTGACCCTTTCCCCCATGTTGAGCGCTTATCTCTTAAAGAGGCAGCACCAACCCAATTGGCTGCACCGGAAAACAGAACCGTTCTTTATTCACTTGAATAATGGATACGCCTATCTGCTGAATAGATTCATGCAGGTACGGTGGATGGCCTGGGTATTTCTTGCAGGCGCCGGAGCACTGATCTATTTCATAGGTAAACAATTACCTGCCGAGTTAGCTCCTATAGAAGATCGTTCCAACATGAATCTGATTGCGATAGCTCCTGAAGGCGTGTCCTTCGACTACATGAAAAAGCAAATGACGGAAGTAGGAAAGTATGTAAATGATTCTACTGAAGGATTGTACCAGACCTATTCTATGGTGGCGATCTCCTTTATTCCAGCTCCGGCTCCCACAAGCTTTGCTGTACAGTCAATCTATCTGAAGGAACCAAAGGAACGGAAAGCAACCGTACAAGACCTGTACAATAAATATGCAGCTGCTTCCGGCAATTTCAGGGGCTTACTTTTATTTCCGTACTTACCTCCTACTATTGGTACACGCTATGGAGGTGGAATGCCATTGCAATTTGTATTACAGGGGCCATCGCTCGATACAGTTTCCGCAGCATTGAACAAGTTTCTAATGGCTGCCCGGCAAAGCAAAAAACTGATGTTTGTAGATGCAGACCTGAAAATCAACAAGCCAGAGCTACAAATCAGCATTGATCGTCCCAAAGCCGCTCTTATGGGTGTATCCATCCAGGAAGTGGGCAGAACACTTCAGCTTTCGCTATCAGGTCAGCGATATGGTTATTTTTTACGTAACGACCGCCAATATGAAGTAATTGGCCAAGTGGAACGGGAAAACAGGAATAAGATCAGCGATCTCAAATCCATGTATGTCCGTTCGGTGAATGGCCATATGATCTCCTTGGATAACCTGGTCACTATCAAAGAGGGCATTAGTCCGGCCGCTATTTATCGTTATGACCAATATACCTCCGCTACAGTATCTGCCGGACTGGCACCAGGCGTCAGCCTTGCTGATGGTATCGCAGAAATGAAACGTATTCAAACAGAAGTGCTTGGCACCAACTTCAAAACATCCCTTGCAGGACAGTCCAGGGACTATGAAGAAAGCCAGGGCAACATAACACTTACCTTGATTCTTGCGCTACTGCTGATCTATATGATCCTTGCCGCACAGTTTGAAAGCCTGCGGGATCCACTCATCATCATGCTTACGGTGCCAATGGCAGTAACCGGCGCAATACTCAGTTTGAGCTGGTTTGAGCAGAGCCTGAATGTATTTAGCCAGATCGGAATTATCACCCTCGTAGGGTTGATCACCAAAAATGGAATTCTTATTGTTGAATTTGCTAATCATCTTAAAGAGTCGGGGCTTTCAAAATTTGAGGCAGCTATCCAGGCAGCGGAGCAGCGTTTTCGTCCCATCCTGATGACATCACTGGCAATGATATTCGGTGCACTACCGATTGCCATGACACATAACAGCCGTCAGTCTCTGGGCATTGTCATCGCAGGTGGTCTGATCTTCGCCGGTATCTTAACCCTATTCATTATCCCTGCCGTTTACTCTTACCTGTCCAGCAGCAAACGCAGGAAAGTTGCAGATGAGGAGCCGGAACCTGTATTAAATACAACCGGGGCGGAATATGACCTATAA
- a CDS encoding TolC family protein has protein sequence MKLKNIMISLLLFSAFQGKTQTVKRISLSEALAMAAKGNKQVQIQMLEEIRQKEFTKEVRSQLLPSVTAGGNYLHYFDRQVIFLPGSFAGTTKPVQDIGVGGKQAFNGWVAASQPLLNEAARKQVKAALYDEKIQREKTADLESNLGEQISISYFNMLLMQSQINLQQQSLLRNEKALRDTRSLFAQGRSLKADTLRAFIAVENLKSAISYLRNNLEVAGIHLKRLIGIDDIAAIELSDTLTSEVPAMAYELGDALETAGQMRKDITVRQLLTEKSKVVLAAAKAAQLPQLSAIGQYQLQAQADHFKLGQYVWPPTSFAGLQINVPIFSGSRIKSRISQANVQIRQEAIGLEDLQQTVKSELAALLMQWREANEQLHIQKRTVELAMLSYDMMDDRYRNGLSTRLELTDAELALTQSKINYLQAVYNQKVIQVQLKRAQGLLKLQ, from the coding sequence ATGAAACTAAAAAATATAATGATATCGTTACTCCTCTTTTCAGCCTTTCAGGGCAAAACGCAAACGGTAAAGCGAATCAGCCTCTCCGAAGCTCTGGCAATGGCAGCCAAGGGTAACAAACAGGTACAGATTCAGATGTTGGAAGAAATACGCCAAAAGGAATTTACGAAGGAAGTGCGAAGCCAGCTGCTACCCTCCGTTACTGCAGGGGGTAATTACCTCCATTATTTTGACCGCCAGGTCATCTTTCTTCCCGGCTCTTTTGCCGGTACAACGAAACCCGTGCAGGATATAGGTGTAGGCGGAAAACAGGCTTTTAATGGCTGGGTAGCAGCCAGCCAGCCCTTGCTTAATGAAGCTGCCAGAAAGCAGGTAAAGGCAGCACTTTATGATGAAAAAATACAGCGGGAAAAGACCGCCGATCTGGAAAGCAATCTCGGGGAGCAAATATCCATCAGTTATTTTAATATGCTGTTGATGCAATCACAGATTAATCTGCAGCAACAAAGCCTTCTCCGAAATGAAAAAGCACTGCGGGATACCCGTTCCCTGTTTGCCCAGGGGCGCAGCCTCAAAGCAGATACATTACGTGCTTTCATTGCAGTAGAAAATCTGAAATCAGCGATCTCCTACCTGCGTAATAACCTGGAGGTGGCTGGCATCCACCTGAAAAGGCTGATCGGGATAGATGACATTGCTGCTATCGAACTCTCGGATACGCTTACCTCTGAAGTTCCGGCAATGGCTTATGAGCTGGGAGATGCCCTTGAAACTGCGGGGCAAATGCGTAAGGATATTACTGTCCGGCAATTACTAACAGAAAAAAGCAAGGTAGTGCTTGCTGCAGCAAAAGCGGCTCAGTTACCACAGCTCTCTGCCATAGGACAATACCAACTACAGGCACAGGCCGACCATTTTAAACTGGGACAGTATGTATGGCCCCCTACTTCTTTTGCAGGATTACAGATTAATGTACCCATATTCTCCGGTAGCCGGATAAAATCAAGGATCAGCCAGGCTAACGTTCAGATCAGGCAGGAAGCTATTGGGCTGGAAGATCTGCAACAAACCGTGAAGTCGGAACTGGCTGCCCTTCTGATGCAATGGAGAGAAGCGAATGAGCAACTTCATATTCAGAAAAGGACAGTGGAACTGGCAATGCTTAGTTATGATATGATGGACGACCGCTACCGCAACGGGCTGAGTACAAGGCTTGAGCTGACAGATGCTGAGCTCGCGCTGACACAGTCAAAGATTAATTATCTGCAGGCTGTTTATAATCAGAAAGTCATTCAGGTGCAGTTAAAACGTGCGCAGGGCTTATTAAAGCTCCAATAA
- a CDS encoding DUF2200 domain-containing protein, whose amino-acid sequence MNSNNTRVYRMSFASVYPHYIQKAEKKGRTKAEVDEIIYWLTGYNEKTLQQHIDNKTDFETFFAQAPQINPNVSKITGVICGYRVEDIEDKLMQQIRYLDKLIDELAKGKVMEKILRK is encoded by the coding sequence ATGAACAGTAATAACACCAGGGTTTATAGAATGTCTTTTGCCAGTGTTTATCCCCATTATATTCAAAAAGCAGAGAAAAAAGGACGCACAAAAGCGGAGGTTGATGAAATTATATACTGGCTGACAGGATACAATGAAAAAACATTACAGCAGCATATTGACAATAAGACTGATTTTGAAACCTTTTTCGCCCAGGCACCACAAATTAATCCTAACGTTTCTAAGATTACCGGTGTAATTTGTGGGTATCGTGTAGAAGATATAGAAGATAAGCTAATGCAACAAATCCGTTATCTGGATAAATTGATTGATGAATTAGCTAAAGGTAAGGTAATGGAAAAGATTTTAAGGAAGTAG